One Brassica napus cultivar Da-Ae chromosome C4, Da-Ae, whole genome shotgun sequence genomic region harbors:
- the LOC106449903 gene encoding F-box/kelch-repeat protein At1g64840-like, giving the protein MLQSAIKKKTSSSSSSSSVSMMPDWSRLPEELLHIISENVEDCFDIVHARSVSNSWRSTFSFPCTLRRQSYSLPSFANFPSESKDLCTLEKIPLFLFRVQTPPPASASEYFLGGIGRDESDLTELPSPLQCSVKVKIPGSDPTLMNMRDGQVFPLGHQYRISCDSKDYRTVAFLQLNQEGREEFIVLLGFGRFFLALRSFEMKWKLVMGFRTPSSDDIVTFRSRFYVTVRDTSMTMMYTFRIDPFSLRMTPLMPMKPVGSLKYLVPCGNDDELFMVEKFLCFSNVLDFCRLTCKVSRLQEETGIWVEVSDLGDRVLFIGRFGNVSCSAKELPDGCGVSGNSILFTNELDSGTSVYKYGVDTGREEDDINCWSFSGENRVTILSTSPVVSFRVEH; this is encoded by the coding sequence ATGCTACAATCTGCAATAAAAAAGaagacatcatcatcatcatcatcatcatccgtTTCCATGATGCCAGACTGGTCTCGTCTGCCAGAGGAGCTACTGCACATTATATCCGAGAATGTGGAGGACTGTTTCGATATTGTTCATGCTCGTTCTGTTTCCAACTCGTGGCGATCCACATTTTCCTTTCCTTGCACGTTACGCCGCCAAAGTTACTCTCTTCCTTCCTTCGCCAACTTCCCTAGCGAAAGCAAAGACTTGTGCACCCTTGAGAAGATCCCTTTGTTCCTCTTTAGAGTCCAAACTCCTCCTCCTGCCTCTGCTTCTGAGTATTTTCTAGGAGGGATAGGCCGAGATGAGTCGGATCTGACAGAACTTCCATCTCCTCTTCAGTGTTCAGTGAAAGTGAAGATCCCAGGATCTGATCCAACTTTGATGAACATGCGTGACGGCCAGGTCTTCCCTCTTGGCCATCAGTACAGAATCAGTTGTGATTCTAAAGACTACAGAACCGTAGCTTTTCTTCAGCTAAACCAGGAGGGAAGAGAAGAATTCATTGTGCTTCTCGGCTTCGGTAGATTTTTTTTGGCGTTAAGAAGTTTTGAAATGAAGTGGAAGCTGGTTATGGGATTCAGAACTCCTTCATCTGACGATATAGTAACTTTCAGAAGCAGGTTTTATGTAACCGTTCGTGATACGAGTATGACTATGATGTATACTTTCAGGATAGATCCTTTCTCGTTGCGCATGACTCCCTTGATGCCCATGAAACCTGTGGGCTCACTAAAATATCTGGTGCCATGTGGCAATGATGACGAACTTTTCATGGTTGAGAAATTCCTCTGTTTTTCTAATGTATTAGATTTTTGTCGGTTAACATGCAAAGTGAGTAGGCTACAAGAGGAGACGGGTATATGGGTTGAGGTCAGTGACTTAGGAGACCGCGTGTTGTTTATTGGACGCTTTGGAAATGTCTCATGCTCGGCTAAGGAGCTTCCTGATGGTTGTGGTGTGAGTGGGAACTCAATTCTGTTCACAAATGAGCTAGACAGTGGAACATCCGTCTATAAATATGGAGTGGATACAGGAAGAGAGGAAGATGATATCAACTGTTGGAGTTTCTCAGGAGAGAATCGTGTGACTATCCTCAGTACATCTCCCGTGGTGAGTTTCCGTGTTGAACACTAA
- the LOC106449905 gene encoding transcription factor LRL1-like isoform X2, giving the protein MLDSLLTPSTSSHMQTSATTFDHEDFLNHIFASAPWPSVDETHAPQPPPSDVFVDSRNQQIMMMPLSSHHQNDNVDGSSAHALYSGFSATGSRPFHIPQGSGGGPMHQQGQTQRQPQQQASASTDTGGTAVSPSQSRTKVRARRGQATDPHSIAERLRRERIAERMKALQELVPNGNKVLSMSRLGGAAYVSSQSSEAGGSHGSASSAVAGGNQPTGNSNDGLTMTEHQVAKLMEEDMGSAMQYLQGKGLCLMPISLATAISTATSHTRNSLIPGAGDVGGRPSSSNLSGKTVQTMNTLKLNSNGNCMAEGSSSIAVKEAVSISKP; this is encoded by the exons ATGCTGGACTCCCTTCTAACTCCTTCAACTTCTTCCCATATGCAAACTTCGGCGACTACTTTCGACCACGAAGACTTCCTAAACCACATCTTTGCCTCCGCTCCATGGCCCTCGGTCGACGAAACTCATGCTCCTCAGCCTCCTCCCTCTGATGTCTTCGTGGACTCGAGGAATCAACAGATCATGATGATGCCTTTATCATCTCATCATCAAAACGACAACGTTGATGGCTCCTCCGCCCATGCTCTTTACAGTGGCTTCTCCGCCACCGGGTCTCGTCCTTTCCACATCCCTCAG GGGTCGGGAGGTGGACCGATGCACCAACAAGGCCAAACGCAAAGGCAACCACAACAGCAAGCGAGTGCGTCCACAGATACTGGTGGTACTGCGGTGTCTCCGTCCCAGAGTAGGACTAAAGTCCGAGCTAGGAGAGGTCAAGCTACTGATCCTCACAGTATCGCCGAGAGG TTACGGAGAGAGAGAATTGCGGAGAGAATGAAAGCTCTTCAAGAACTTGTTCCTAACGGCAATAAg GTACTGAGCATGAGCAGATTAGGTGGTGCTGCTTATGTTTCTTCTCAAAGCTCTGAG gCAGGTGGGTCCCACGGGAGCGCGTCATCCGCCGTCGCCGGGGGTAACCAGCCTACCGGAAACTCCAACGACGGATTGACGATGACGGAGCATCAAGTGGCGAAGCTAATGGAAGAAGACATGGGCTCGGCGATGCAATACCTTCAAGGAAAAGGTCTTTGTCTCATGCCTATATCTTTAGCCACTGCCATCTCAACCGCCACGAGCCACACGCGTAACTCTTTGATCCCTGGAGCTGGCGACGTCGGAGGTCGCCCTTCTTCTTCCAATCTATCCGGCAAGACCGTACAGACAATGAACACGTTGAAGTTAAATAGCAACGGTAACTGCATGGCTGAGGGATCGTCGTCTATCGCCGTCAAAGAGGCGGTATCCATTTCGAAGCCGTGA
- the LOC125586358 gene encoding F-box/kelch-repeat protein At1g64840-like → MPDWSLLPEELLNIISENVEDCFDIVHARSVSNFWRSTFSFPCMLRRPSYSLPSFANFPSKSKGLCTLEKIPLFLFRVQNPPPASASEYFLGGIGRDESEDLTELPSPLQCSVKVKIPGSDPTLMNMRDGQIFPLGHQYRIS, encoded by the coding sequence ATGCCAGACTGGTCTCTTCTACCAGAGGAGCTACTGAACATTATATCAGAGAATGTGGAGGACTGTTTCGATATTGTTCATGCTCGCTCTGTTTCAAACTTTTGGCGATCCACATTTTCCTTTCCTTGCATGTTACGCCGCCCAAGTTACTCTCTTCCTTCCTTCGCCAACTTCCCTAGCAAAAGCAAAGGCTTGTGCACCCTTGAGAAGATCCCTTTGTTCCTCTTTAGAGTCCAAAATCCTCCTCCTGCCTCTGCTTCTGAGTATTTTCTAGGAGGGATAGGCCGAGATGAGTCAGAGGATCTGACAGAACTTCCATCTCCTCTTCAGTGTTCAGTGAAAGTGAAGATCCCAGGATCTGATCCAACTTTGATGAACATGCGTGACGGCCAGATCTTCCCTCTTGGCCATCAGTACAGAATCAGTTGA
- the LOC106449905 gene encoding transcription factor LRL1-like isoform X1 — protein sequence MLDSLLTPSTSSHMQTSATTFDHEDFLNHIFASAPWPSVDETHAPQPPPSDVFVDSRNQQIMMMPLSSHHQNDNVDGSSAHALYSGFSATGSRPFHIPQGSGGGPMHQQGQTQRQPQQQASASTDTGGTAVSPSQSRTKVRARRGQATDPHSIAERLRRERIAERMKALQELVPNGNKTDKASMLDEIIDYVKFLQLQVKVLSMSRLGGAAYVSSQSSEAGGSHGSASSAVAGGNQPTGNSNDGLTMTEHQVAKLMEEDMGSAMQYLQGKGLCLMPISLATAISTATSHTRNSLIPGAGDVGGRPSSSNLSGKTVQTMNTLKLNSNGNCMAEGSSSIAVKEAVSISKP from the exons ATGCTGGACTCCCTTCTAACTCCTTCAACTTCTTCCCATATGCAAACTTCGGCGACTACTTTCGACCACGAAGACTTCCTAAACCACATCTTTGCCTCCGCTCCATGGCCCTCGGTCGACGAAACTCATGCTCCTCAGCCTCCTCCCTCTGATGTCTTCGTGGACTCGAGGAATCAACAGATCATGATGATGCCTTTATCATCTCATCATCAAAACGACAACGTTGATGGCTCCTCCGCCCATGCTCTTTACAGTGGCTTCTCCGCCACCGGGTCTCGTCCTTTCCACATCCCTCAG GGGTCGGGAGGTGGACCGATGCACCAACAAGGCCAAACGCAAAGGCAACCACAACAGCAAGCGAGTGCGTCCACAGATACTGGTGGTACTGCGGTGTCTCCGTCCCAGAGTAGGACTAAAGTCCGAGCTAGGAGAGGTCAAGCTACTGATCCTCACAGTATCGCCGAGAGG TTACGGAGAGAGAGAATTGCGGAGAGAATGAAAGCTCTTCAAGAACTTGTTCCTAACGGCAATAAg ACAGACAAGGCATCGATGCTCGATGAGATTATAGATTATGTTAAGTTCTTACAACTCCAAGTCAAG GTACTGAGCATGAGCAGATTAGGTGGTGCTGCTTATGTTTCTTCTCAAAGCTCTGAG gCAGGTGGGTCCCACGGGAGCGCGTCATCCGCCGTCGCCGGGGGTAACCAGCCTACCGGAAACTCCAACGACGGATTGACGATGACGGAGCATCAAGTGGCGAAGCTAATGGAAGAAGACATGGGCTCGGCGATGCAATACCTTCAAGGAAAAGGTCTTTGTCTCATGCCTATATCTTTAGCCACTGCCATCTCAACCGCCACGAGCCACACGCGTAACTCTTTGATCCCTGGAGCTGGCGACGTCGGAGGTCGCCCTTCTTCTTCCAATCTATCCGGCAAGACCGTACAGACAATGAACACGTTGAAGTTAAATAGCAACGGTAACTGCATGGCTGAGGGATCGTCGTCTATCGCCGTCAAAGAGGCGGTATCCATTTCGAAGCCGTGA